The proteins below come from a single Aegilops tauschii subsp. strangulata cultivar AL8/78 chromosome 6, Aet v6.0, whole genome shotgun sequence genomic window:
- the LOC109753926 gene encoding ATP-dependent (S)-NAD(P)H-hydrate dehydratase isoform X1: MWAASPAFRMQLFLLRSLVPTCVDDGHASSSYLRPRAMYAASADAESVIQRITPPLDRARHKGQTGSYLSMPICCSMKIQVDSKVVLLGSGGALTVTYDASMA, translated from the exons ATGTGGGCTGCCTCCCCGGCCTTCCGCATGCAGCTCTTCCTGCTCCGCTCTCTCGTGCCCACCTGCGTAGATGACGGCCACGCCTCCTCGAGCTATCTTCGTCCCCGCGCGATGTATGCAGCGTCGGCGGACGCGGAGTCGGTGATCCAGCGAATCACGCCTCCGCTCGATCGCGCAAGGCACAAGGGTCAGACAG GTTCTTATTTATCTATGCCTATATGTTGTTCCATGAAAATACAAGTAGACTCCAAGGTGGTGCTGCTTGGATCTGGGGGAGCACTG ACTGTGACGTATGATGCTTCCATGGCTTAG
- the LOC109753926 gene encoding ATP-dependent (S)-NAD(P)H-hydrate dehydratase isoform X2, whose product MWAASPAFRMQLFLLRSLVPTCVDDGHASSSYLRPRAMYAASADAESVIQRITPPLDRARHKGQTGSYLSMPICCSMKIQVDSKVVLLGSGGALGA is encoded by the exons ATGTGGGCTGCCTCCCCGGCCTTCCGCATGCAGCTCTTCCTGCTCCGCTCTCTCGTGCCCACCTGCGTAGATGACGGCCACGCCTCCTCGAGCTATCTTCGTCCCCGCGCGATGTATGCAGCGTCGGCGGACGCGGAGTCGGTGATCCAGCGAATCACGCCTCCGCTCGATCGCGCAAGGCACAAGGGTCAGACAG GTTCTTATTTATCTATGCCTATATGTTGTTCCATGAAAATACAAGTAGACTCCAAGGTGGTGCTGCTTGGATCTGGGGGAGCACTG GGTGCTTAA